The sequence below is a genomic window from Sparus aurata chromosome 6, fSpaAur1.1, whole genome shotgun sequence.
aTAATCTTCAAAAGGCTCACTGTGTGACAGCAGCAAATTGCTCTAACTAGCCTCTAAGTGCCCAGTAGGACTGATGATTTTACGCATTTTTCCTGACTGCTGAGTCCGACCAGAAACCTGCTTTCATACAGAGTTTTATCACAGGCCATTATCTCGGCCGTCAATATTATGCAGAAGTGGCCACAACGTGGAGAAGAAAGCCCTGACTCGCAGGGCTGTGGCAGGCGTTCAATTGGTGTTAATGCCATGAAAGAGCAGTTTAAGGCTGACCTCAGCTCTCAGCAGGGCAGATCTTCTCTCAAAGACGTCTGGCTCGAAGTCCCAGTGGGGCCCGTAGTCCACACGATTGGTGCTGTTGTCTGTCTTTGGCTCCCGAGTGAACTATGTCGGACAGAATAAACAGACACcgcaaagaggagagaggagaaaggagtgaggagagaggagggttggttgtgtggggggggggatatgTGGGGACTTGAGCAATGAGCCCAGCACAAGGATCAGCAAAGCTCACACTTCAATATCGATCCGCACTGTTGTACAGTATTCCTTAAGTCATTTCTCCTCTCAGATCTTGAACCAGCAGCCCGTGGCCGAACCTCACGTCAATGCAATTAGTCTCCAGCTCAGGCCTCTCCCACCAGGAGGCTGTGCTGATGTAGCTGAACCGAGGCTGCCTAATCACTTTGCTATAGATTTGACTACCAGCTGAGGTGCTACAAAAACCCTTGGCGGGCTGCCACCGGTCTTACGTCATTTTTTTGTGTCGGCAGCATGAAAAAAGGCACAGTCTGTGTTCTCACACTCGATTTGAGTTGTGTGCTTAAATTAGAAACTgcttattttgtgaaataagcAAGCAGAAATTCTCACCTGAAGCCTGTCTTCCGCCCAGTTGCCTAACAGCACCTTGTTTGCATACTTCTGCTCTATTCTCCAGCCGGTTTGGGCCCACTTATCCGGCGCCGCTGCTTTCAGGTTCATGCCTTACCTGCTGTCAAACAAACCTAACCGGGGACGTCTGAAGCCCTGTTAGGACACGGTTAGCTCATCAAACAGCATGTAGGTGGTTTCACCTGGCTCCATAATAGCACAGGCAGTGCAGGGGAAATAGGAGAGCTCTGTTGCCATGGCTACGGCAAACACTGAAAGGGAAGGCAAGCAGAGCATCCTGGAAGCAAATGGGAGAAGTCTCATATCTGTgctaaaaagaaatacattccTTAAGGCGAGGGCATGACTTCTACCTTTTAGCAGTATACTCTATATTGTTAAAATGGTGCCAGAGAGTGTGTGCAGACTTCGAGCCCTCAGGCTGCTTTTCATTTTCGGGAATAAAACAGGTGTTGTTTATagatttctgtgtgtttttgttttttctttttcctcctctgtgaacGCTCCGCTTTTAATGAAGAAGACAAGGAAGAAGACTCCACCACTGGAGGCCAGTTTTgtttattaaaatataaaaacaagacGGAAAGCAGAAGCACATCACATGATCCTATTTTGTGATCTTTACAGTGTTTGCACATAGTCAACGACACCATCGACAACCTGCAGTGCAGAGGGAAAGCTGAGCCAGCCCTGGTTAAAGAAGTTAATCATGCCGTGAAATCCTTCCTTCACATGCTGCCAGGTGACGTCCTTTTCCAAGTCAAGCAGCCGTTTTCTGTAAAGAATCCCATCATCCCTCAGGACATCGTACTCACAGGTCAGGATGAAGGTGGGCGGGGTCTTCTGGATGATGACGTCGTCCGCCAGTAAAGGTGAGACCTCATGATCCAAACCAGGTTTGATTGCGTGATACACTTCCCCGTCATACTCTGGGGTTGGTTGCTCAGAGACGCCCTGTGCGAGGCACTCAGGTGGTAGGTTGGAAGGGGAGAGCCACTCCTTAAAGCATGGCCTGAGCTCGGTGGGGACGTGAATGCCTTCCAACACGTCCTGGCACACAGACATGTCCCCATTGATGTACTGTAGGAAATAGAACGCCATCCGGCCACGAAACAATATGGGCACAGCATGATTCTGCTGGTATGAGGGCAGGTTGAAATCTGCCATCTGCAGGGCTGGGTAGATGAGGACCTGAGCGCAGGGGGACGGCAGATGTCCATCCTCTCTCCTCGCCAGCCTTTGGCACAGTGCTGCTGCCAGGTTAGCCCCAGTGCTGTCTCCTCCGACTGCCACTCTGCGTGGGTCCACGCTGAACTCTGCCTcagccacagacaggaagtgacacgtCGCTGTCTCGCAGTCGTCCAGCTGGGCAGGGTACCTGTGCTCAGGGGCTAATCGGTACCTAAGAGAGGTGAGAGGGACGACGGAGGACAATATGTTGGATTCTGGCTCTGCTAGACTGAATAAGTTTTGGGATGTTAACGTGCTTTGTGGAAAAAGTTACCCTACCCAACAGAAACCACAATGGTGCCCGACTCTTTGGCGATGTGCCGACAGACTTCATCAACAGAATCTGTTCAGGATTAGCAGAACATCACAGGAAGCGAGATAAGTTATGATCTTTTAAAAGAAGCATCAAAGCACTGCGGAGAAAACATGACATTTCTTTGGTTCTCTCTCTACCTCGCTCGTCTTCTTTTATATATCCAGgccacatttatatttttaatagAAATTAATTAGACACAAACATTATCTTACAACTGAGATTtcctggatgaaaaaaaaattcaaaacatttgCAGAGAAGTGTTCCTCAAGCTCATATATTCATGTCCGTCACAAAGTGGTGCCCCATCCTTGCTCGTGACCGACTGAGTCCTTCACACCCAATCATAATATTGTCACCTGTAACCAATTAAGCTAATTAACAAGATGTTTTTAGAGCATTCCACAGCCCTCACagtcttttttcttctgtcccaactttttttttcaaacatgttgGTGGCATCAAATTCTGAAAAAGGCGCATATTTACAAAAACCAATGAATCTGAtgagataaaacatttaatataatGTCTTTGAACTGTTTTCAACTGTGGCATATGGTGCCCTTCAAGAGATGAAACTTGGTACGCAAGTTCTCCGTGAGCGTGTTCAAGACATATCAAGGCCACGTTCTGGCCATTGATAAAATGCTGACAGTTCTCTTTAGTGCATCATCCAATTAGCACAAATTTGGCcaaactgctttgaaatgtgaTGTCATTGACCTCTCAGTGGAGCAAGAATGCAAATCTAATTTGACTGAATGTACTAATGAGGTATGAATGCAGTTTTACCACCTAAAGGACATTATGATTATTGCATATTATTGCTATGCACCCATTTCCATTTCCCCAACAGTTTTTTAGTTAATTACaattttgtttgttcatttaagtatttgtatatattttacaacttccttcctctcggctacatctcagaggaaaatactgTGTTGGTAATATACTTTGTTGGTTGGTTATTGGTTTACTGTTGATGGTTTTGTCACATATTCAACATTCAAAAATATGAGGatcttaaaaaatgtgatgaatCGTTATAAGATCGAAGCGCCCAACAATTTATAAGATAGacatttctgggttttttttttttctgactgagGCTACACACCCAACacccttttctccttttttcaaaacatattaaaacaacagtaatgttAAAGCTCAATCCTTGAGCCAAATGCGAAATGAAGTGTAGACTGCTCCACCACCAAGATtcaaacagaggagagaaactcCATGTTACCCTGAATATATCTCTCATTCATGAGGTCAGTTTAATCCATTTTTGCTTCTCATTGAGTATTTCTTACAGTACGACATTTCCACTACATTACTTCAGTAGATTATCCGTGTACCTATACTGCCCGACACCCATCCTCCTCCGTGGAAATACACGAGTGCCCTTCTCAAGTCGTCACACACGGCGGTAGGTTCATAGACTCGCACTGGCACCTCTGAAAATGTCAGGTCCTTCACTCGCAGGCCCGCAGGAACTGGATTTAAGTGAGTCAGGAAGCAGGCCACAAACCAGCGGCTGAAGCTGACCTGTTGACAAACACCCAGACGGTGCAGGATCCGGCCCTTATAGGAGAGGAAGCACAAGTTGGACACGATGTTataaaccccccaaaaaagggGTTGTTGAAGGGTAAAATCAAAGTGAAAGTTATTCTCTCTGTGTAACCGTATTTACTATGACAACATCAAAGCAGGAGAACAGATGACCTTGCTTTCTTTGCACCTTTGTTAGGCTTGATTTCTTATCTAAAATTTCTCTGATCTGAGCTTTATCAGTTGTTGGAGGACAAAGAAAGGAGAGCTGAAAAGAGTGGagctgatttattattttttttaatcttgcgCAAGCAGAGGTCTTTTCCTTTACACTAAGGAATACGTTgttttaatgataataaaaaagaaagttaatCATAACAGATACAATAACACGCAGGAAACACAAATTAATAAGCTTGAACAATTCCATGGATGCTGTGGATA
It includes:
- the aadacl4 gene encoding arylacetamide deacetylase-like 4; translation: MDIGWAILIIGFAALVAAFLLLVIGLVYSELMNSDIPRGVANSGKLHMVHGLFVGIAIVGRILHRLGVCQQVSFSRWFVACFLTHLNPVPAGLRVKDLTFSEVPVRVYEPTAVCDDLRRALVYFHGGGWVSGSIDSVDEVCRHIAKESGTIVVSVGYRLAPEHRYPAQLDDCETATCHFLSVAEAEFSVDPRRVAVGGDSTGANLAAALCQRLARREDGHLPSPCAQVLIYPALQMADFNLPSYQQNHAVPILFRGRMAFYFLQYINGDMSVCQDVLEGIHVPTELRPCFKEWLSPSNLPPECLAQGVSEQPTPEYDGEVYHAIKPGLDHEVSPLLADDVIIQKTPPTFILTCEYDVLRDDGILYRKRLLDLEKDVTWQHVKEGFHGMINFFNQGWLSFPSALQVVDGVVDYVQTL